From the Lolium rigidum isolate FL_2022 chromosome 2, APGP_CSIRO_Lrig_0.1, whole genome shotgun sequence genome, one window contains:
- the LOC124687822 gene encoding BAG family molecular chaperone regulator 2-like — MIKLRYSKKLFKRSSWSRGSACGIRHGDVAGGVAGGGEIEWEVRPGGMLVQKRDGGRGEEVIVVRVSTGFSCHDVSIGATRTFGELKVILAMATGLQPREQRLLFRGKEREDSDHLHMVGVGDKDKVLLLEDPALKEMKLRAARGVAPRPVQSPRRSFIQV; from the exons ATGATCAAGCTGAGGTACTCGAAGAAGCTGTTCAAGAGGAGCTCCTGGTCCAGGGGGAGTGCTTGCGGCATCCGCCATGGCGATGTGGCAGgtggcgtcgccggcggcggggagATAGAGTGGGAAGTGAGGCCGGGAGGGATGCTGGTGCAGAAGAGGGACGGGGGACGGGGGGAGGAGGTGATCGTGGTGAGGGTCTCCACTGGATTCTCTTGCCATGATGTGTCCATTGGGGCTACCCGCACGTTTG GGGAACTGAAGGTGATTCTGGCCATGGCGACGGGGCTGCAGCCCAGGGAGCAGAGGCTGCTGTTCAGGGGCAAGGAGAGGGAGGACAGTGACCACCTCCACATGGTTGGGGTGGGGGACAAGGACAAGGTCCTCTTGCTTGAGGACCCGGCCCTCAAGGAAATGAAGCTCCGGGCCGCGAGAGGTGTCGCGCCCCGGCCCGTGCAAAGCCCGCGCCGGTCTTTTATTCAGGTGTAG